Proteins from one Patagioenas fasciata isolate bPatFas1 chromosome 6, bPatFas1.hap1, whole genome shotgun sequence genomic window:
- the TMCO1 gene encoding calcium load-activated calcium channel — protein sequence MSTMFADTLLIVFISVCTALLAEGITWVLVYRTDKYKRLKAEVEKQSKKLEKKKETITESAGRQQKKKIERQEEKLKNNNRDLSMVRMKSMFAIGFCFTALMGMFNSIFDGRVVAKLPFIPLSYIQGLSHRNLLGEDYTDCSFIFLYILCTMSIRQNIQKMLGLAPSRAATKQAGGFLGPPPQAGKFS from the exons ATGAGCACCATGTTTGCCGACACCCTCCTCATCGTCTTCATCTCCGTGTGCACCGCGCTGCTGGCCGAGG GTATAACTTGGGTGCTGGTATACCGAACAGACAAATACAAGAGATTAAAGGCTGAAGTGGAAAAACAAAGTAAGAAAT tggaaaagaagaaggaaacaaTAACTGAATCAGCAGGCcggcagcagaaaaagaaaatag AGAGACAAGAAGAGAAACTGAAGAATAACAACAGGGACTTGTCAATG GTTCGGATGAAATCCATGTTTGCCATTGGCTTCTGCTTCACGGCCTTGATGGGAATGTTTAACTCAAT ATTTGATGGCCGAGTGGTGGCAAAGCTTCCGTTTATCCCCCTCTCATACATCCAAGGTCTCTCCCACCGCAACCTTCTAGGTGAGGATTACACCGACTGCTCCTTCATCTTCCTCTACATTCTCTGCACAATGTCGATCAGACAG AACATCCAGAAGATGCTCGGTCTTGCTCCTTCCCGGGCTGCCACCAAGCAAGCAGGGGGCTTCCTTGGCCCAccacctcaggcagggaagttcTCCTAA